A genomic stretch from Desulfurococcaceae archaeon MEX13E-LK6-19 includes:
- a CDS encoding thiolase domain-containing protein, translated as MSRDPVFIVGVGLTKISRWFDKSARHLFSEALLKAIEDAGGVKPQALVVGNMTSSVLMEQDSLAALVADYSGLRGIPAFKVEAACASGGAAFYAGYGLVSSGVVDVVAVGGVEKLTEKLTAHATKALAQAADTEYELFYGTSFAGLNALAARLYMTKYGYTSEDMAYWPLRMHEYASYNPYAQLPRKTDLKAILSSPVVADPLRLFDCSPLGDGAAVVILVRGEEKAREIAKNTGRDVLVEVAGIGMATDSVDLGSRRDLLVMDSTIEAAKKAYEMAGVDAKQIDYAEVHDAFSITAFLSIEDLGFAEKGAAAKLWREGKFGKGDKPEINFSGGLKARGHPVGATGIYQIAEVAMQLRGDFPGYKASDPEIGLAQNLGGVATYTTVTILRRRR; from the coding sequence GTGTCTCGTGATCCTGTGTTTATTGTTGGAGTTGGATTAACAAAAATTAGTAGATGGTTTGACAAGAGCGCTAGACATCTTTTCTCTGAAGCACTATTAAAAGCGATCGAGGATGCCGGTGGGGTTAAACCACAAGCACTCGTTGTAGGCAACATGACTTCAAGCGTGTTAATGGAACAAGATAGCTTGGCTGCATTAGTCGCTGATTACAGTGGATTACGTGGAATACCTGCATTCAAAGTAGAAGCTGCTTGTGCAAGTGGTGGTGCGGCATTCTATGCTGGATACGGTCTAGTCTCATCAGGTGTAGTGGATGTCGTTGCTGTCGGTGGTGTAGAGAAGCTTACGGAGAAACTTACTGCCCATGCTACAAAAGCTTTAGCACAAGCTGCTGATACAGAATACGAATTATTCTATGGAACAAGCTTCGCCGGGCTTAATGCTCTTGCCGCCCGGTTATACATGACAAAATATGGTTATACGAGCGAGGACATGGCTTATTGGCCTCTCCGAATGCATGAATATGCTTCATATAACCCCTATGCGCAATTACCACGTAAAACTGACCTAAAAGCAATACTCTCAAGCCCCGTTGTAGCCGATCCATTACGGCTATTTGACTGCTCACCATTAGGCGATGGAGCTGCCGTAGTTATTCTCGTTAGAGGAGAAGAAAAAGCAAGAGAAATAGCAAAGAATACTGGACGCGACGTTCTTGTTGAAGTAGCTGGTATAGGCATGGCTACCGATAGCGTTGACCTTGGGAGCAGAAGAGACCTACTTGTAATGGACTCAACTATAGAGGCTGCAAAGAAAGCATACGAAATGGCTGGCGTTGACGCCAAACAGATAGATTATGCCGAAGTACATGATGCATTCTCAATAACAGCCTTCCTATCAATAGAAGACCTAGGTTTCGCGGAAAAAGGAGCAGCCGCCAAATTATGGAGAGAAGGAAAGTTTGGAAAAGGAGACAAACCCGAGATAAACTTCAGCGGCGGTTTGAAAGCCAGAGGACATCCTGTCGGAGCCACAGGTATATACCAGATCGCCGAGGTAGCAATGCAGCTTCGCGGCGACTTCCCTGGATACAAAGCAAGTGATCCAGAAATAGGGCTCGCCCAAAACCTAGGCGGTGTTGCAACATATACAACTGTCACTATTCTCCGCAGAAGAAGATAA
- a CDS encoding phosphohydrolase yields MNTTYNTTYIISHWDIDGIASAALIARSTNITKTRITKIRLSTISALTTNLNHALSKSFYIQPFTNLIISDLNPSPQDMEAIVSLLSNALDMGIKVYWIDHHVWKKEIIDALKSIGVKLYLDPSKVSAELVKTLIGIDDMTSNTLVQLARDDDLFLNRISYTKKLRRILRWYDWKIRYKVLKYFINGIIWNNMLERLYNQISEEYQALIKKSVDKHLVYTVKGLKIIVVNDIDPRVHPGEVQEEIEKRGLTADLYVFIYPTATSLRSNRIDVARIAMSLGGGGHPRAAGIPEALDITTILNHISRLI; encoded by the coding sequence TTGAATACCACATACAACACAACATACATCATCTCACACTGGGATATTGATGGTATTGCCTCAGCGGCACTCATAGCTAGGTCTACAAATATAACGAAGACGAGAATTACAAAAATAAGATTATCAACAATATCAGCTCTAACAACAAATCTTAACCACGCACTATCTAAATCATTCTATATCCAGCCCTTCACGAATCTTATTATCTCCGACTTGAATCCCTCACCTCAAGATATGGAGGCAATTGTTTCTCTTCTCTCTAACGCCTTAGATATGGGGATAAAAGTATATTGGATCGATCATCATGTATGGAAGAAGGAGATAATAGACGCTCTCAAGTCAATTGGTGTAAAACTCTATTTAGATCCATCTAAAGTGTCAGCCGAACTAGTAAAGACTCTTATAGGCATAGATGATATGACAAGCAATACTCTCGTCCAGCTCGCACGCGACGACGACCTATTCCTGAACCGTATATCGTATACAAAGAAGCTTAGAAGAATATTGAGATGGTATGACTGGAAAATACGTTATAAAGTACTCAAGTACTTCATCAACGGAATCATATGGAACAACATGCTTGAAAGACTATACAACCAAATATCGGAAGAATACCAAGCCTTAATCAAGAAGAGCGTCGACAAGCATTTGGTCTACACTGTCAAGGGATTAAAGATAATCGTTGTAAACGATATAGACCCACGTGTACACCCTGGTGAAGTCCAAGAAGAAATAGAAAAACGAGGACTTACAGCTGATCTCTACGTATTCATTTATCCTACTGCTACTAGTCTACGTAGCAACCGTATAGATGTTGCACGTATAGCCATGTCTCTAGGAGGCGGAGGGCATCCGAGAGCTGCAGGTATCCCCGAGGCACTAGACATCACTACAATACTAAATCACATATCTCGTTTAATCTAG
- a CDS encoding LexA family transcriptional regulator — MEQNSSTATDLDPLLNLSGSTLYVYLILLTSNRPLGVREVQRRAGFRSPNSARHHLEKLVEKGYAIKTDEGYIAVKPHSSILSHLIYVRGLFLPKILFYAIFSSLATLLYILVRQYAVDIIATIIMTSLSILLWLDTISWLTKIRSLNKLLHSKHSLLNKQ; from the coding sequence GTGGAACAAAACAGTTCTACCGCCACCGACCTTGATCCGTTACTTAACTTATCTGGTTCAACATTGTATGTTTACCTGATATTGCTTACAAGCAATAGGCCTCTTGGTGTGAGAGAAGTACAACGACGAGCAGGGTTCAGAAGCCCGAATAGTGCTAGGCACCATTTGGAGAAACTTGTAGAGAAAGGTTATGCGATAAAGACTGACGAAGGATATATTGCAGTTAAACCTCATTCTTCTATTTTATCACATTTAATTTACGTTCGTGGCTTATTTCTGCCGAAAATACTCTTCTACGCGATTTTCTCTTCACTAGCAACACTATTGTATATACTAGTAAGACAATATGCTGTCGACATAATTGCCACGATTATAATGACTAGTTTATCTATTCTATTATGGCTTGATACCATTTCTTGGCTTACAAAAATAAGATCACTTAACAAGCTTTTACATAGTAAACACTCGCTTCTTAATAAGCAATAA
- a CDS encoding transglutaminase domain-containing protein: MPYVEKIFVIILIAIVILSSLSIDTVSSARPPYTGVIKIRIYIGGYILNRGSHPVPVNETDLLVFPYPLNLSDQRVLSYTVYLNNTIVPDKYISIHFGKNRNVLSINESYLNDTLIDPWENISAGIEYIVEINMTERRKVLGTFLGLYPGEWSAIIVANETYIEKTRLWNFSNPLVSLLVDYMMKNEKYNKTPYNYVLGLLSWFENNVKYSTRIPPRQPWEVIAFGRGDCDDQANLFITLLRAVGIPSYQEVGIVYISDDIEYSGTSANGYYKYKFKGGGGHGWVVAYIPPWGYLRIDLTFGRASSRLQDHILLAAYYNFPTAVLEHVVHGDYTVGSAKFLATIEEKKLEEGVVVIIEIVD; the protein is encoded by the coding sequence TTGCCTTATGTGGAGAAAATATTTGTCATTATATTAATTGCTATAGTAATATTGTCGTCATTATCTATTGATACTGTATCTAGTGCCCGTCCACCATATACGGGTGTTATTAAAATTAGAATTTACATTGGAGGATACATATTAAATAGGGGTTCACATCCTGTTCCTGTTAATGAAACTGATCTTCTCGTATTTCCTTATCCACTAAATTTGAGTGACCAAAGAGTACTTAGCTATACTGTATACTTGAACAACACTATTGTCCCCGATAAGTACATCAGCATACACTTTGGCAAAAACCGTAATGTGCTAAGTATTAATGAAAGCTATCTAAACGATACACTAATAGATCCTTGGGAAAACATCAGTGCTGGAATAGAATACATTGTCGAAATAAACATGACCGAGAGAAGGAAAGTTCTAGGCACATTTCTTGGACTGTATCCTGGCGAGTGGAGTGCCATAATAGTAGCCAATGAGACATACATAGAGAAAACAAGGCTATGGAATTTCTCTAACCCATTGGTTAGCCTACTAGTAGATTATATGATGAAGAATGAGAAATACAATAAGACTCCCTATAATTATGTACTAGGATTGTTGTCATGGTTTGAGAACAACGTGAAGTACTCGACAAGAATACCACCTAGACAGCCATGGGAAGTCATAGCATTCGGACGGGGAGATTGCGACGATCAAGCAAATCTGTTTATTACACTCCTCCGAGCCGTTGGTATCCCGTCTTACCAAGAGGTAGGAATCGTCTACATATCAGACGATATTGAATACAGTGGTACAAGCGCAAACGGATATTATAAGTACAAGTTTAAAGGCGGGGGTGGTCATGGCTGGGTCGTCGCATACATTCCCCCATGGGGTTATTTAAGAATAGACTTAACATTCGGTAGAGCGTCCAGTAGACTACAAGACCATATTCTATTAGCCGCATACTATAACTTCCCAACAGCTGTACTTGAACACGTAGTGCACGGCGACTATACTGTTGGGTCAGCAAAATTCCTTGCTACAATAGAGGAGAAGAAACTTGAAGAAGGAGTGGTTGTAATTATTGAAATAGTTGATTAA
- a CDS encoding MoxR family ATPase: MNKHDILSLASKFVEELSKPFVGREEEAYAIALALISGEHVVLIGEPGTAKSALARRAAELVNARFFKYLLTRFTEPDELFGPLDINALKHGKYVRITKNKLPEAEIAFIDEIFNANSAILNMFLTIMNERIVYDGYNEIHVPLWTMIAASNNVPDEPELQALYDRFLYRHFVKPVGEDKWLKLIDAVWKIEAGYYEKAEPILSMDQLRALNKLLFEVDLSKIKEKLVKIYAVFEDHGIHITDRRKGKALKAIAGSALLSGRMVAVEEDLLVLRMIAPKDRDEAEQVTAILFEEVKASERYLRELNEIEANIRDAMAYIESITEFEPRLVDYLRSFETVRDRVKKIADETTDERVRRKALDVLAEISDVISMIRSKLGI, encoded by the coding sequence ATGAACAAGCATGATATACTTAGTCTCGCTAGTAAATTCGTTGAAGAACTTAGCAAGCCGTTTGTTGGTAGAGAAGAAGAAGCCTATGCCATAGCTCTAGCTCTCATATCAGGTGAACATGTAGTACTTATAGGTGAACCAGGTACAGCTAAATCAGCTCTTGCACGTCGTGCAGCAGAACTAGTGAATGCAAGGTTTTTCAAGTACTTATTAACTAGATTTACTGAGCCCGACGAGCTCTTTGGGCCTTTGGATATAAATGCATTAAAGCATGGTAAGTATGTGAGAATAACCAAGAATAAACTACCTGAAGCAGAGATCGCATTTATAGATGAGATCTTTAATGCTAATTCCGCTATACTAAACATGTTCTTGACTATAATGAATGAAAGAATTGTTTACGATGGATACAACGAGATCCATGTGCCATTATGGACGATGATTGCTGCAAGCAATAACGTGCCAGACGAGCCGGAATTACAGGCATTATACGATAGGTTCCTATATAGGCACTTCGTGAAACCTGTCGGCGAGGACAAGTGGTTAAAACTAATAGATGCTGTCTGGAAAATCGAGGCAGGATACTATGAAAAAGCAGAACCCATTTTATCAATGGATCAGTTAAGAGCTCTAAACAAACTGTTGTTTGAAGTAGACTTGTCTAAAATAAAAGAGAAACTTGTGAAAATATATGCTGTCTTTGAAGACCATGGTATACATATAACTGATAGGAGAAAAGGAAAAGCTTTGAAGGCTATTGCTGGCTCAGCACTTCTCTCCGGTAGAATGGTTGCAGTTGAAGAGGATCTTCTCGTACTACGTATGATAGCCCCCAAAGACAGAGATGAAGCTGAACAAGTAACAGCAATACTATTCGAAGAAGTTAAAGCTAGTGAACGTTACCTCCGTGAACTAAATGAAATAGAAGCAAATATACGTGATGCAATGGCCTACATAGAGAGTATAACAGAATTCGAGCCCCGTCTTGTCGACTATTTAAGGAGCTTTGAGACAGTAAGGGATCGTGTCAAAAAGATTGCTGATGAAACGACTGACGAGAGAGTTAGAAGGAAAGCCTTGGATGTGCTTGCCGAAATAAGCGATGTAATATCGATGATAAGAAGTAAACTAGGGATCTAG
- a CDS encoding small multi-drug export protein, giving the protein MDIGLYLVVIMLALSPIVEVRGAIPVGIAGGLDPLLVFVLAFIAASIPAPILIYGLSYIEKEFLPKIFTKMPLLERIYKASIEKARRKAEKIRGSKYVYLALACFVAIPSPGTGVWTGSLVAYVLDLSKTKSTIAVIIGNLMASIIVLIATLGVKTILSS; this is encoded by the coding sequence ATGGATATAGGACTATACCTAGTAGTAATAATGCTTGCGCTTTCACCCATAGTAGAAGTGAGGGGTGCAATACCCGTAGGCATAGCTGGAGGACTTGATCCCCTTCTTGTATTTGTTCTAGCATTCATTGCCGCATCAATACCGGCTCCCATATTAATCTATGGTCTCTCATACATTGAGAAAGAGTTTCTGCCAAAAATATTCACTAAGATGCCATTACTTGAGAGAATATACAAGGCCAGTATAGAGAAGGCTCGAAGGAAGGCTGAAAAGATTAGGGGAAGCAAGTATGTGTACCTTGCACTCGCATGCTTTGTCGCTATACCTTCACCAGGAACAGGCGTATGGACTGGCAGCCTAGTAGCCTATGTTCTGGACTTGAGTAAAACCAAGTCTACCATTGCTGTGATTATAGGGAACCTAATGGCATCAATAATAGTTCTCATTGCAACTCTTGGCGTGAAAACAATACTGTCTTCCTAG
- a CDS encoding single-stranded DNA-binding protein: MSQNVGKEKTPVINLKPKQEDVHIIVRVLEAGPTRVIQTRKGPRTISNAILGDETGRVRATLWGRKAGTLKEGQVVDITGAWTTAYRGQVQINIGSSTTVRIIDEDIVPPKEEIPEDSPKAPEEPKGFSRRQRGFRRTSWR, translated from the coding sequence ATGTCTCAAAACGTAGGCAAAGAAAAAACTCCTGTTATAAACCTCAAACCTAAACAAGAAGACGTCCACATAATAGTACGTGTCCTAGAAGCAGGTCCAACAAGAGTTATTCAAACACGAAAAGGGCCAAGAACTATAAGTAATGCCATACTAGGCGACGAAACAGGTAGAGTAAGAGCAACATTATGGGGACGAAAAGCTGGTACATTAAAGGAGGGACAAGTAGTTGATATAACTGGTGCTTGGACAACAGCCTACAGGGGTCAGGTACAAATCAATATCGGATCAAGTACTACGGTAAGAATAATCGACGAAGATATTGTACCGCCAAAAGAAGAAATCCCCGAGGACTCGCCAAAAGCGCCAGAGGAGCCAAAGGGCTTTTCCAGAAGGCAAAGAGGATTTAGAAGAACTTCATGGAGGTAG
- a CDS encoding GIY-YIG nuclease family protein, producing the protein MPEYSTIDDIPAEKGVYVLVIKVVEDTSINVGKLGSFVFGKGYYAYVGSAMGPGGLKARIKRHISKVKKLRWHIDYLTSNNYTEITAIIYSTTSVNGMESRIAKILEEKLAPSIKGFGSTDTNDYTHLFKCISDLNKCVLLIANSMESLGLKPTILLLRHIY; encoded by the coding sequence ATGCCCGAATATTCCACTATAGACGATATCCCGGCAGAAAAAGGAGTTTATGTTCTTGTGATCAAGGTTGTTGAGGATACAAGCATTAATGTTGGTAAACTTGGTTCATTCGTATTCGGTAAAGGCTACTATGCTTATGTAGGTAGTGCCATGGGTCCTGGTGGTTTGAAAGCAAGAATAAAAAGGCATATTAGTAAAGTAAAGAAGCTTCGTTGGCATATAGATTATCTTACATCAAACAATTACACAGAAATCACTGCAATTATTTACTCTACTACGTCAGTTAACGGTATGGAATCACGAATAGCTAAAATTCTCGAAGAAAAACTTGCTCCGTCAATAAAAGGCTTCGGGTCAACCGATACCAACGATTATACTCACTTATTTAAATGTATTAGTGATCTTAACAAGTGTGTATTGCTTATAGCAAATTCCATGGAAAGTCTTGGTCTGAAACCAACAATTTTATTGCTCCGACACATTTATTAG
- a CDS encoding PqqD family protein, producing MAASNETKHKETFDQLKDLKPSRNGNYLGEKGEKFYIAVSPEEIYELSPLAYYVWLLCDGEHTVAEIAERMSKDLSMPLEEIIEPLIIALDGLSNVNLVIMAPKKEEEGSQQ from the coding sequence ATGGCAGCTAGTAATGAAACTAAGCATAAAGAAACATTTGACCAGCTCAAAGATTTAAAGCCATCAAGAAACGGCAACTATCTTGGCGAGAAAGGCGAGAAATTCTACATAGCTGTATCGCCTGAAGAAATCTATGAACTGAGTCCACTTGCATACTATGTTTGGCTATTATGTGATGGAGAACATACTGTAGCAGAAATAGCAGAAAGAATGAGCAAAGACTTATCAATGCCTCTGGAAGAAATAATAGAGCCTCTAATAATCGCGCTTGATGGGCTTTCTAACGTTAATCTTGTAATAATGGCTCCAAAGAAGGAGGAAGAAGGTTCTCAACAATAA
- a CDS encoding M28 family peptidase, whose product MVLVSEIVERARKNYPRHLTSRLLGYITSLHRIQGSTGLWDAVKFVKEVLEENGVYAKVFRVENNTALDLLETPCGWDLEYGEIEIYEDSNKILSTTTIEHPTLIAAHSPGGEGEAEIVHGSIIDGDKNIEGKAVLTKDRASLAYYLGVDKGVSAIIWYSPDRFHSAYPYTGLFLPSKLLREKIPVITLPYKIASRIIEKMKTGSKYRIRWKIQSRYHERGLPVLMACIGEADDTVAVTAHICHPLPGAHDNASGSTSIALAAITLNNIVKESSLQAKICFYWVPEYTGTVMLFKEKLVKNIVAAINYDMVASIQSLTGSTLHLIRSMIYHMGIATPVTDMVMRTVMTLGKTFHGHPGMGAIKFDETPYGFGSDHDVFLINGIEAVMVNEWPSKYYHTDMDEPYTIGWREMAIETQMLTSILYILGNINKYKSTIREYARNYYGYLTTWYVMEAIARNKDHRFIESILPRYIGRALKRTMGLLEGRNELALETGKGVVYKGVSNISSLKIALELGIDFYKTISKDNLVSQFVTIVLPALAKGKLEVEHMIDLYLAEQIATPEDIKIVYEGEKGYRALRKIVYQVIAWLEEKNLIEKQE is encoded by the coding sequence TTGGTTCTTGTAAGCGAAATAGTTGAGCGAGCTAGAAAAAATTATCCTCGACACCTAACGTCGAGGCTCCTAGGCTATATAACTAGTCTCCACAGAATACAGGGATCGACAGGGCTATGGGATGCTGTCAAGTTTGTTAAGGAAGTTCTTGAGGAAAATGGTGTCTATGCGAAGGTCTTCAGGGTAGAGAACAATACTGCATTAGATCTATTGGAAACACCATGCGGATGGGATCTAGAATATGGTGAAATAGAGATTTATGAGGACTCAAACAAGATCTTGAGTACAACGACTATTGAGCACCCTACATTAATTGCTGCTCATAGCCCTGGAGGTGAAGGTGAGGCAGAAATAGTTCATGGAAGCATTATTGATGGCGATAAGAATATTGAAGGAAAAGCTGTGCTGACTAAAGATAGAGCTTCACTAGCATACTATCTTGGCGTAGACAAGGGTGTATCTGCTATAATATGGTATAGCCCTGATAGATTCCATTCAGCATACCCGTATACAGGTTTATTCCTTCCCAGCAAGCTTTTACGCGAAAAAATACCTGTGATAACACTTCCATATAAAATAGCTTCGAGAATAATAGAGAAAATGAAGACGGGATCCAAGTACAGAATTCGCTGGAAGATACAGTCCAGATATCATGAACGCGGTCTACCAGTGCTTATGGCTTGTATAGGGGAAGCAGATGATACAGTGGCTGTGACTGCCCATATATGTCATCCACTCCCCGGAGCACATGATAATGCAAGCGGTTCTACATCAATTGCTTTAGCCGCTATTACCCTGAATAACATTGTTAAAGAGAGTAGTCTCCAAGCAAAGATTTGTTTCTATTGGGTGCCGGAATACACTGGTACAGTAATGTTGTTTAAAGAGAAGCTCGTTAAGAACATTGTTGCCGCAATAAACTATGACATGGTTGCGTCAATACAATCTCTAACAGGTTCAACACTTCACTTAATAAGAAGCATGATATACCACATGGGTATTGCGACACCTGTTACAGATATGGTTATGAGGACAGTAATGACTCTAGGCAAGACTTTCCACGGACATCCAGGTATGGGTGCAATAAAGTTCGATGAAACACCCTATGGGTTTGGAAGCGACCACGATGTTTTCTTGATAAACGGTATCGAAGCTGTTATGGTCAATGAGTGGCCGAGTAAGTACTATCATACTGATATGGATGAACCCTATACTATTGGATGGCGTGAAATGGCTATCGAAACTCAAATGCTTACATCGATACTATACATATTAGGAAACATCAATAAATACAAAAGTACCATACGTGAATATGCTAGAAACTATTATGGCTATTTAACGACATGGTACGTAATGGAGGCAATTGCTCGGAATAAAGACCATAGATTCATTGAGTCAATACTACCTAGATACATAGGTAGAGCTTTAAAGAGAACAATGGGCTTACTGGAGGGAAGAAATGAGTTAGCACTAGAAACTGGTAAAGGAGTAGTATACAAGGGTGTATCAAATATCTCTTCACTAAAAATAGCATTGGAGCTTGGTATAGATTTCTATAAAACGATATCAAAAGATAACTTGGTATCACAATTCGTGACAATAGTGTTGCCAGCACTAGCGAAGGGTAAACTCGAGGTAGAGCACATGATTGATCTTTATCTTGCTGAGCAAATAGCCACGCCAGAGGATATAAAGATAGTCTATGAGGGAGAGAAAGGCTATAGGGCATTGAGAAAAATTGTGTATCAAGTTATTGCATGGCTTGAAGAGAAAAACCTCATTGAAAAACAAGAATAG
- a CDS encoding radical SAM protein: MSYDPIERAMLVSKNVCRNVDGIEERLYYRFRGGKWYGGIASADVIGCNMACKFCWAYYFRDNIRKGKWCSPYEAADKLLYIASTRGYKYVRLTGGEPTICRKHLLEIAAIVSSEKKYFIVETNGILLGYDKSYAEELASIKNIIVRVSFKGVTPEEFARLTGAKKDAWYLQLKALKNLVDAGLEPGEQVYPAAMIGWSDEKDIEWFLSELRRIHPALTDVDWEYIILYDHVIRLLKKMGLWPPKRAVTPNGIPSWMI, from the coding sequence ATGAGCTATGATCCTATTGAGAGGGCGATGCTTGTCTCAAAGAATGTTTGTAGGAATGTGGATGGTATTGAAGAGAGATTGTATTATAGGTTCCGTGGAGGAAAATGGTATGGCGGTATAGCGTCGGCTGATGTTATTGGATGTAATATGGCTTGTAAATTTTGTTGGGCGTACTACTTCAGAGATAATATCAGAAAGGGGAAGTGGTGTAGTCCTTATGAAGCAGCCGATAAATTACTCTACATAGCTTCTACGAGAGGATACAAGTATGTTAGGCTAACAGGCGGAGAACCAACTATATGTAGAAAGCATCTTCTCGAAATAGCGGCTATTGTTTCTTCAGAAAAGAAGTACTTTATTGTGGAAACAAATGGAATACTCCTTGGTTATGATAAGTCCTATGCTGAAGAGCTTGCTAGTATAAAGAACATAATTGTAAGGGTTTCATTCAAAGGAGTTACGCCTGAAGAATTCGCTAGACTCACTGGTGCGAAGAAGGATGCTTGGTACCTTCAGTTGAAGGCGTTAAAAAATCTTGTTGATGCTGGACTCGAGCCTGGGGAGCAAGTCTATCCTGCTGCAATGATTGGCTGGAGTGATGAAAAAGATATAGAATGGTTCCTCAGTGAATTACGGAGAATACATCCTGCTTTAACTGATGTTGACTGGGAGTACATTATACTATACGATCATGTTATACGGTTACTCAAGAAAATGGGGCTATGGCCTCCAAAAAGAGCTGTTACACCAAACGGTATACCTAGCTGGATGATATAG